The genomic window AAATCTCAGCCCTACCTCCTCTTTCTCCATTTCATCTCTTCTCTATAATTGAACCCATTTTTTTAAGTATACAAACCAACCACAccatcattatatatattttgtccAATGACAGAAATACTCAAATTAAAACACACTCtcagaaaggaaaaacaaaagaaacgaaGAGAAAAATGAACACCCCTCATCATGAATACcggtaaattaaaaaaagagagagtacgTATTCAAGGTCTTTTGTAAGCTAAAGAGACCTATGTTCAAGAATACTGATGTTGGTTCTTTGTCTCTTCACATTCCCTGAAGAAGACTCGTCCACAGAAGTCTTCTCCATCACCGCTTTCAATGCTTCTTGTATTGAACTAATACAATACTGCAGCTGCTGTTGCTGCTGCTCACCGCTACTACTGGAGTCTTCCTCTCCGGTTATAAACAGAACATTCTTTACACGCCCACCAAGCGTTGTAATCTCAGCTTTTAGTGTCTTCAAGTGTAAAGCTTTCAATGTTTTGATTAGGTCAGGCAAAAGGTCGGATCTATCTTCACAGCAAAGTGAAGCTTTGATCACAAACTTACCATCTTCTTCCGACGTATCCACGGTTAGCTCATCAATTTCGGTGGGCACAGGACTGGTTTCTGCTATCAAAGAGGTCTGTCGTTTCAGCTCCTTAACATGTTGGATTACTTCTGCAAGCAGTGAAGCCTTGTCCGTCTACGTCACAAAGTGATGATAAccaagacaacaacaattaactTGGCATCAAACTCTATAAACAACGTAGTTATTAATTAACGTGCATGTGATTAGGTTAGTTTTGGTAGTTAATGGTGGGGGGTTCATTTTAATCTCAAGGGAATGGCAGTGGCGTAATAGTGTGAACTGACAGAGTGTGCTAGTTTGTCtctctttatttcttttcattcCCAACTTAATTTGACTGATGATCCGGCAACAAAATTCCGTGGAAGCTTTTGAACTGCTCCTTGGTTTCTCTTTATCATATCAACCGAGCGACATTAACGCTCATTCCCTTTTCGTATTCTTTTTCCTTCTTGGAACTACCACAAAACTGTTAAGAATAAGCCCAAAGACaagctttatttatttttttggaaaaagatttaaaaaagacGGGCCAAGAAAGAAATGTGACGACCTTTCAGGTCTAAATGGGTAGGTTTTGAGAGCATATTATCAGAACATCCAAGTAGAATCTTAGAAAAATCTACAGATATATTTTCGAAGGGAAAAAGCTCAATATAATAGAAAACAAAAAGGGTGCAAAAAAGGTGAATGAGTGACACTTCCATAGTtccatataatataatataataacccAGGACATGTTGTACGCGTGATGATTTATaatgctttcttttctttttaacaatttataaccatttatttatttatgaagatttttaaaaaaattgattacgAGTATATGTGCAATGACTACCAACTTACTTTGGTGGTGCTTGGGAGTAAGCTGCGTAGCTTGGCCAGATGGTTGTTGATTCgttctcttcttctcctttcaGCTTCACTGTGACTTTTAGAAGCAGCGAGAGCCTTAGCATCCATGATTTCTTGAGCGGTCATCTTCCCCAGCTCAGCTTGGAGCCCGAAAGGAGCTGAGCCGGGTTGAACCCCCGGTCCTAGTGTGTCAGATAAGATCCTTAGATGATCAGCTGAGGTGCCATCATATGCAAACTGTAGGGAAGGAGCTCTTCTGTTGAATAAACCCCCATACGAGGTTGGCGGAGGAGGGACCAAAAAGGGGTCATCGTCTCGAACCGGGTTTCCAGTGAAGAGGGCTGGATTGAAATTGTTAATCGGAGGGAGAGACCATGGTAGGATGGGAGATACTTCAGGGAATATCAGCCCTCCCCTAGTTCCTCCAAATAAATCAATATTGTGCTGTTGCTGCTGCATCTGTTGATGTTGTTGTTGCATATATATCTGTTCCTGGTAACCTTGTATGTTATGGATAGCTTGAGAACACTCTCCCTGATCTTCGTCTTTCTTTCCACACATCCCTCGATATTTCCCTTTCTTAAATCTGCCTCAAAatggaaaggagaaaaaaagataaaaacatcGATTCAACTGCAAtacataaatatacacatatagaTATGAAGTTTTGGTATTGATGATCACTTCCTTCTCCGATGTGGTGCGATACAATAAGGAAGTTGGTTTACAGTTTCGTATAGGAAGGATAAATTGGAAAAAGGGTTacgaaaaagagagaaagaaaacaaaCCTTCCTTTGATACATAGATGGAGTTTGCAGAGGTCTCTGAATTATGGTTGTAAATGATGTGGTTTGAGGTTGAGGTGGTGGTGAGtggtaaaagaaagaaaagcaaaaaaggAGAGGAGATTTCGAGTATGAAGGAAGAGGATAACTCAATCTCTATCACTTGGGGGGGTAGGTTAGTTTCTGGCAGGTCTTTGTGCCTTTGTGGGTGATACACTGACCCCTTTTTATCCTTAGCTTCAAAATAagctttcctttttcctatatgCTTTCTTGGTGTTTTTTTGGTcgctttgttttcttctttttgtttattaattttttggtCACTGATCATCGATCTGCGCCCTTCCCTCTTCTCCACCACTCTAAATTTATAGAGTCTGCAAGTACTGTTAGTCTCCTTTGCTTTCTTCCTAAGGCATTCTCTATCCATTCTTGTAGCAATCAggatcctttttctttatttaattatatacatgttttatagttaattaaaattagTAGTAGtttatacatg from Gossypium hirsutum isolate 1008001.06 chromosome D12, Gossypium_hirsutum_v2.1, whole genome shotgun sequence includes these protein-coding regions:
- the LOC107946454 gene encoding transcription factor bHLH30, whose translation is MCGKKDEDQGECSQAIHNIQGYQEQIYMQQQHQQMQQQQHNIDLFGGTRGGLIFPEVSPILPWSLPPINNFNPALFTGNPVRDDDPFLVPPPPTSYGGLFNRRAPSLQFAYDGTSADHLRILSDTLGPGVQPGSAPFGLQAELGKMTAQEIMDAKALAASKSHSEAERRRRERINNHLAKLRSLLPSTTKTDKASLLAEVIQHVKELKRQTSLIAETSPVPTEIDELTVDTSEEDGKFVIKASLCCEDRSDLLPDLIKTLKALHLKTLKAEITTLGGRVKNVLFITGEEDSSSSGEQQQQQLQYCISSIQEALKAVMEKTSVDESSSGNVKRQRTNISILEHRSL